From a single Anomaloglossus baeobatrachus isolate aAnoBae1 chromosome 4, aAnoBae1.hap1, whole genome shotgun sequence genomic region:
- the LOC142302724 gene encoding E3 ubiquitin-protein ligase TRIM39-like, with the protein MASADHRDELDCSICLSTYTDPVMLRCGHNFCRVCIDRVLDTQDESGVYSCPECREDFRERPALIRNIALRNIMENVLITPQPQTETGICCTYCVDSPVPAVRSCLHCEASLCEKHLRAHSKSPEHVLSDPSTSLEKRKCSVHKKILEYYCTEDAACICVSCSLAGEHRGHRVEMLDEASEKDKKKLRNVLQKLIKKRQETEERVRRLEECWKKAQEKASGKVKRVTALCTDIRRRVNDLEKKVLSEISRQEKEESLSLSALIHQLEIKKDELSRKMRHIEELCNMTDPLTVLQEPDTGDLCDPEEEGGDEDTGGHDKQLHDGDDLDVAVISHTLHTLRKVISGIRSGIYVEGPADILLDVNTAANSLPISDDLKTATWTLRHQNRPETAERFQDNQVMSRRGFTSGRHYWDVESSNSENWMVGMCYSSIDRRGQQSVIGNNNKSWSLRRYNNHCSVRHDSNVIRLLNKISSDRFRICLDYEAGQLSFYELCDPIRHLHTVTAIFSEPLHAALYVYNSSIKILEG; encoded by the coding sequence ATGGCGTCTGCTGATCATAGAGACGAGCTGGATTGCTCCATCTGTCTGAGCACTTATACAGATCctgtaatgctgagatgtggacacaacttctgccgggtctgtattgatcgtgtgctggatacacaggacgagtctggagtttattcctgtcctgaatgCAGAGAAGATTTTCGGGAGCGGCCGGCGCTGATAAGGAACATAGCTCTGCGTAACATAATGGAAAATGTCCTGATTACTCCACAACCACAGACAGAAACCGGGAtctgctgcacttactgtgtggactctcctgtacctgctgttagatcctgtctacactgtgaggcttctctgtgtgagaaacacctgagggctcacagcaaatcaccagaacacgtcttatctgatcccagcacttctctggagaaaaggaaatgttctgtccataagaagatcctggaatattactgcactgaggacgctgcttgtatctgtgtgtcctgcagtttggcCGGAGAACATCGGGGACATCGGGTGGAGATGCTGGATGAGGCCTCAGAGAAGGATAAGAAGAAACTCAGAAATGTTCTCCAGAAACTAATTAAAAAGAGACAGGAGACTGAGGAAAGAGTCCGGAGACTGGAGGAATGCTGGAAAAAAGCTCAAGAAAAAGCATCTGGAAAAGTCAAGAGAGTCACTGCTTTGTGCacagacatcaggagacgggtgaatgacctggagaagaaggtcctgagtgagatctccaggcaggaaaaggaagagtcactgtcactgtctgctctgatccatcagctggaaataaagaaggacgagctgtccaggaagatgaggcacattgaggagctgtgtaacatgactgatccactgaccgtcttacaggaaccagacaccggggacttgtgtgatcctgaggaggagggaggtgatgaggacacagggggacatgataaacagctccatgatggagatgacctggatgtggctgtgatctcacacacattacacacattacgtaAGGTAATATCAGGTATAAGGAGCGGGATCTATGTGGAGggtcctgcagacatattactggatgtaaacacgGCTGCTAATAGTCTCCCtatatcagacgacctgaaaactgcgACCTGGACACTAAGGCACCAgaatcgtccagaaacagcagagagattccaggataatcaggtgatgagcaggaggggatttacctcaggacgacattactgggatgtggagagcAGTAACTCAGAGAACTGGATGGTGGGGATGTGTTATTCCAGTATAGACAGGAGGGGGCAGCAGTCAGTGATTGGAAATAATAACAAGTCCTGGAGTTTGAGGAGATATAATAATCATTGTTCAGTGAGACATGACAGTAATGTGATCCGGTTACTTAACAAGATCTCCAGTGATAGATTCcggatctgtctggattatgaggccgggcagttgtccttttatgagctgtgtgaccccatcagacacttacacaccgtCACTGCCATcttctccgagccccttcatgctgcatTATATGTATATAACAGTTCTATAAAGATATTAGAGGGTTAA